A genomic segment from Montipora foliosa isolate CH-2021 chromosome 9, ASM3666993v2, whole genome shotgun sequence encodes:
- the LOC137971993 gene encoding uncharacterized protein, producing the protein MPAKRKKAKIPFKVFASNNYSRFASRFPFLKEPQIKAKLLQAWRNALDTKRQTEETEHSLCKGDKKEKNKAKGIIRGAKEIRRESIPLRTYSEARYNRKQKQQDSQSSSTQSPHSSFSSTVSGSLSEDSSCTKHRAPSEIIDLLQEISAEQLLIEPEQMCSAEDLGSLNHKAFQERLGQNTQENKMANTVSGMFKWRTERKTHLSSDNDDMEDKSCTSRFLVGNDSEGDSNFLCMFNGENDIFL; encoded by the exons ATGCctgctaaaagaaaaaaagccaaaattcCTTTCAAGGTGTTCGCAAGTAACAATTATTCAAGGTTTGCAAGTAGGTTTCCATTCCTTAAGGAACCACAGATAAAAGCTAAACTCCTTCAGGCATGGAGAAATGCGTTGGACACAAAAAGGCAAACAGAGGAAACCGAACATTCTCTTTGCAAAG gtgacaagaaggaaaaaaataaagccAAAGGGATCATTAGAGGGGCTAAAGAAATCAGGAGAGAATCTATACCCCTAAGAACTTATTCAGAAGCACGATACAATCGGAAGCAAAAGCAACAGGACAGCCAATCAAGCTCAACACAATCTCCCCATTCAAGCTTTTCCTCGACAGTAAGTGGCTCGCTTTCAGAGGACAGTTCATGCACTAAACACAGGGCACCAAGTGAGATCATAGATTTATTACAAGAAATAAGTGCGGAACAGCTTTTGATAGAACCAGAGCAAATGTGTTCCGCAGAAGACCTTGGCTCCTTAAATCATAAAGCGTTTCAAGAAAGACTTGGACAGAACACCCAGGAAAATAAG ATGGCCAACACCGTCTCGGGAATGTTCAAATGGAGAACGGAAAGGAAGACACACCTTTCGTCGGATAACGACGACATGGAGGACAAGAGCTGTACATCGAG atttttagTCGGCAACGATAGTGAAGGGGACAGCAATTTCTTGTGTATGTTTAATGGGGAAAACGAcatctttctttga